ttcaacagataagacaaacagtccggattaggacttggccttccacggcgctggggcggtttacccttacgccgctggcccttgtcatgtgtattagtgttagccacaaagtctaaaccgtggtccgccgTACGCTTGCCGCcatttccatgacccgccgggttgtggtgctgccccttggtgttgccgctcttctttcccttccctgtcttatcatcgtcagactcgggatccttggtactatcagagtcggcatacttcaccagtgcagccatgagggttcccatgtcattacaatgacgtttgagccgtcccaacttcaacttcaggggttcaaaccagcaattgccttccaatgttaaaactgcggtgtcagcgttgatgcgatctgatgaatgcaaaatctccgaaacccggtgcaccgaatgggttgttgactctccttcctcctagacacaggcagctaagtccacaattgacatgggctgcttgcatgtatccttgaaattctgaataaaccgggctctcaactcggcccatgacctgatagaattagccggtaagctctttaaccaagtgcgggctgtcccttctagcatcatggtgaagtattttgcacatgccgcatcatccacatccaacatctccatggccatctcataactttcgacccatgtttcaggggataaatcggcggtgtaattcggcaccttgcgcaggcccttgaaatccttgggcaggcgcacattgcgcaatgcTGGGACAAGATATGGCACTCCCacagaactagaggtaactcctggttccaccaacgtggttggacgaaccggagtaagctgacgggcttcatgctacgccgctaactcggcttctctgcgtgcccgagcccggtccaccacctcctgagcatcaccaggaccacccgccgggttattgccacggggcggatcacggttccgcgcattgcttgacactgccggttcatccatacgcccgttgtaactccggcttggatggggagtggaatgaatccgatcgcgactatatgaataagcctcctgttgaaccagggctgtctgaagaagctccttaacccgatgCGTCTCGGCCGCctctggagaatcgccttcgatcgggatggccgccagccgtgaagcggcagcgacaatgttgtccattgggttagaataatgacccggcggcgtggggacatgcggtgccacaatgttgttctgacgaggcggatccaccaaacgtggctgaaccggcgcccctgcccccggtgcctccgcccggtttaccaccggcggattactggtccctgctcctggggtgtaaaaaagatttctagcgtcataaaccggcggcaagcgagatcggtgcctcctcttcaggacttcgttcgacgcactctgatccagcataatccggtaagcttgtgcatccaaagcggcccgctccgcggctatcctagtatcctcagctgctaagtcggctttggcctcgGTGATCTGAtttttcactttcgcgatttccgcattgtgtgcatcctgatccgccgggttaacctccgccatcagcgttgccagcgcgtcaaacaaatcagatagaacctgagctggcggtcgcacagggcctcctgccccggccgctgctgccgctgccgatccggaaatcatcgccactgcggtcgaagagtggagcgccggttgcgtgccggccatgaagatcgcaacccggtttggcagatcaaaggtgtccggaatactgttgccatcggaacagcccccaatccggccatcttgtaattGATATAACGACTCaatctctccggtcgatgactcgtcgccggaataaacgatggtctcaccaccagattccgatctatcctcagattcccctccatggataactcccacgaaggcacgcttcatgacaggcttgacccgggcagatcttgcacgctgagccgtttcgacgaggtcggtgcagacgtccggctcagggcccggttcgccgatcttgccaatgaaaacgtgtatgccaccaaaggggactcGGTACCcttactcgattgagccggcctcagggccccagcctgcatcgtcgatgtagagcttgccgcgacgactcttggtcatccggcccacagcgtaacccttgagtccttcgaagttgccctccaagaacttgaaaccatcgtgcgatagccccacggtgggcgccaactgtcgtggttttgccacggcagatgtcctagagaaaggacttagtcgtggagccatcgctacgggttagcttaaaggggttaaagcggacaagggacgcaagagagttttatactagttcggccccttacgatgaaggtaaaagcctacgtctagttgtgacggaattgatggggtttcgatgaacagggagcgaatacgctttgcctgagtctcgagttgttgtctgttgtccctgaaccgccgccaggtcgtccccttatatatatgggttgacgcccgccggtttacagaatcccgaggccggctcatcatcgtgtccggctcggtctctgctacttctatcttacaacacaagtttacatgtcaatgccggtttatgtctacaggccttaaaccggctttgggccctgggccttcatgaagcgccaccgtctgtcttcatggacttcggatacagatgaactacttatggggttaacccggcctctcctggccggtttacgcccagtggtaatatccccaacagttgtaaaagttcttcaactaatggccctACGTACACATCAATGtacgttgccgggttgcttagcgCCTTGGATGAgtacctcatgtgcataggaggtgagagCAGAGCAGCACACACCTCCCACACGCCGGCCGGCCAATAAACAGAGGAGTGAGCGGGCAGGGGCGAGCATATATATAGGCatctctttagtcccggttggtggctggaaccgggactcaAGGTTAGTCCCGGTTtcagccaccaaccgggactaaaggggttgcgccaggagcgaggacctttagtcccggttcgtgtctgaaaccgggactaaaggggtcagACGAATCGGGACCTAGGGCCCCCGAGGCCCGGCCGGCGCCCTgaccgctcgaaccgggactgatgcacccattagtcccggttcgtaactCGACCGGGTCTAAAGCTCTGATCCGGCCAGGACCAAagccatgttttctactagtgcatctTCGTGCCCCAACTCCTTAGTATCACAGCAGCAATGTCGTCTGGATCCTTGGCATCGTTAGCCATGACACCATACTCTTTCATGTGGAAGATAAATTTCTTTCATGTTGCTATGACCTCCCCAACTTCTAAAAATAAGGAAGTACAAGAACATGTATGAACTTGCAACATACACAGATACTTTAACGCCATCATGTGGCTTTCAAACGCATTTGTTTTCCTTTTCCTAATTAAAAAAAGGAACATGGGCGCACACACATGCTTTCACGCCGCGCCTATGCCCGCTAGTTACTATATTATCCTGGTAACTAGAGTAGACACACGCAATTAAACCAGTGCAGTATGAAAATTGCACGGTCGGCTAGTAATATGACAAGGCGAAAATACAGATGCATGCATCGAGCTCGCTCGAAGTCACATAAGGCTCAGAGAGCATGAGACCGGTGGGCCACCCGTGTATTAGTCTGGTCGGATTCACACACTTATTTACCCGGCTTGGTCAAAGTATGCAATGCTACCACGATCAGATCGGTCGACGACTGCGTGAATTGAAGTGCTCTCTTCATTTCTCTTGGATCTCACACTGCGCAAGTAGTTGAATATTCACTCCACCATAAACTATTGTCCTAAGTCACCGGTGACCTCATCCAAGATTCCATGACAAGAGCTACAGTGCACGCACTCGCGAGCAGACGACTTCCTAAGTAGTACCGCCTTCACCGGAGAGCTGCAGATGCCTTTTCACGTCGTCCGTGCCGCCGGCCGGTCCTGCATGCCAAACGACCAAGAGCAACCGCGTGACACAACTGCCCCACATGCACCGCCACCCGACGAAACACTTAACCACCGCACTGTTGACGATGGAGCAGCATGTCTCGTACATACGGAGTACGTGCCGAGAGACATGCTACAGGTGTGTGCGTGAGGCCCGTGAGGACACGCCTATATATACGACCATaatacgtacatacgatcggacGCACGAGCCCATGCATGGATACGCTCGTACTCCGGTTACGTGGGGTACGCATGCGCGTCCGGCAACGGCATGTCGTTGCCGatgggaggaggccggccggagTTGGTTGCTTCCGGCGACGGGGCAAAGGCACGTGTGGAGCCGGCGGGTTTGGCCGGCAGCCCATGCAATCGAGTCCGCTCGTCCGCCCTATGCAATAAACACCGCGACGGCGACGTGCAACTTGGTCACGTAGTAACCACATGCAAATGCAATTTGGCGGCCTGCCCggtcctctcctctcctctctccGCCCCGTCCGGCCCCATCCACGTACCGGACTACCGGCGGATAGGTAAGTACATGTACTCTCGTCCTTCCTAGAAACTACAATGCGTGTTTCATGCATAGCATCGGCCTTATCATCGATCGATAATGCATGCTAGCTAGCCAGTACTACTACGATCTCCGAAAGTAACGATCTCCGGCAGGAGCAGTACCGACCTAGATATGAGGCCCTAGCTAGcacggaggtagtagtactctccCAGCTAGATGTAAAATGATATAGATGTTTTCGGCGCGGGACTAGCTTTTCCAGAAGCTCGTGTCAGAGAGGACAATGGGTCGAACATGACACGGCAGAGATCGGTGGCGCGTACGCAAACTGTTTCTTGACTTTGCCGTACGTGCCCCCAGCTCTTCTTCAGTGTTTACTGTAGCTAGTGGTGGGCAGCCTAGCCAGAGGCCCAGCGCTTACTGATCAATCTCAAATCTGCGATCTATGAGCACTTACGTACTTCGCAGTTACACGCCCCATGACCCATTCGCGCGATCCATAGCTAGCTATAGCTATAGCCTAGGCTGGTCTCGACGTGGACGCATCGACCGATCAGCACATACAGCCGCGCCGCGACGTACCGTACGCGCGCACGTACCCGAAAAAACCGGTTTTGGCAACAGCCGAAGGATGGGAGCCAGAAAGCACTCGCACCGGCATGCATCCCCGAAGCACACACGCTTTAGCTGTGAGTGAGCCTTGATGAGTCCAGTGTAGCCGATCAGCTACATACGACACGGCCGGCTCTTCCTTGGTTGAAAAGAGGACCTACCCCTGCTCCGTGGATACATGTTAGATACCACCCATCTTCACACGAGCGgccgacacgtggttccgtcCATTTACTACTCCTCACGCGATCGGCCGTTTGTTCGGTTGGTCATGTCATGTCGTGAGAACAGAGAGGAACAGAGGTGCTAGTACGTAGTAGTAGGAGAACTGTGCTGCTGCTACCTGTAGAGTAGCACTCCAGCACAGGTAGATACTACCTCCGTGCTAGCTAGCTAACTGGAGTAGATGTAGTAGTCGGGTGGCCGGCCGGGCCTAAAGCAAACAATAAACATGCCCCACGGAAGGGCCGAAGGCGAGCTCGTTAGTTAGTTAACTAAAGGCGCATATGTGGGTATCGATCTTCTGGATCGGGGACACACGTACGTGGCGTGTAACGTAATCCCGCGGCAAAGATAGCCGAGGAGGGCGCGAGcgcgcggtggcggtggcggtgggCGCCCTGCCGCCTCGCCATCGGCCCGAGACCCACCACCGCGGCGTGCCCCTCACATGCGCGCCCCTTTTGCCCGCCACAAGCTACCAGCGGGAGCGGCAGCTGTGCACCCACCCGGCCCGAGCTAATCTACCGTCTGTGGCCTGCGGCCGCCCCGCGCCGCGCGCGCACGCCGTACGTGGCCGTGCCTGGTTCGCGCGCCTGGATCTCGCAACGGGCGCTGCAGGCACGTATTCCCCCCCGGGTCGCGGGATCCGCCGGCCGGGCCGATCGGCCGATGGAGACGGCCGGACGGGAAGGCGGGGCCGGACCAGACCACCGATCGACGACGGGGCCCTCGTGTCGTGCCGTCCAGCGGTGGAGAGGCTCGTGACATGACGGTCACGCGGCCGGAGCCAGGGCGGCCAGGCCCCGATCGGCCACATGGACGGCGGCCTTAAACACGAGCACGCGCTCGCCACGCGACGGTCACGTGAAGGTTGGCGCGCGCTGTCCGGTCGCTAGCCCGCCCGGTTGGTTTCGATGGCCAACATGGCAGCGGCGCAGGGGCTCCACGCTTCGGGCGCCCGAGATTTGCGTCCCGCCGTTCGGTAAACCCCGCCAAACTGAGCCCACCCCCATGCATGCAGCAAACCAACTCCTAACTAATTATACGTATAATTATACTACTGTATAAGACGTTTACATGTACATGCATGAATAAAAAACCGTAGGCGTACGTGTTGCGTCACTCTCCCTCAATCATCGCGCTGAATCCAGGCGCTAATCTCCTGTGTTAGGTACGTTTGCTGCACATAAAACACGTACCACTACTAGTTAATTAAAGCGGCGTGTCATGTGTCACTGTGCtggcatgcacacagcacacgacaaGAGAATGAAAGGCGTATGTGCATGCATGTACGCGTCCGCTCTCACGTCCCGGGCAGCCCGCCGGGGACAGGGCATCTTTTGGGTCTGGCGCTCGACTTGTTTTCTTGTGGATAGTGCGGATATATATAGTTGATTGACGTAGTTAATAAAAGACTTGCCGCTGATTAGAGAGTTGCTGTGTTGCACGTATGTGTGCAAGTGCAATACAATAGTTGCGTCCGTGTCCGTTCTCACGACAATGACGGAAGGGTGGAGAGAAGAGGTCATCGATCCATGTCCCTGTTTAGCTTTACAAGGTGCGTGTTCTTTCTCCGAAAAGCTTGTTACTCCATGATCAAAACTCTCAATTTGCACTACTCGGCTAATTAGGCAATGCCGACGATTGGCAGGGGTTTGATTCGTCCACACATCAGTTCGTGGTACATACACGTACGCTTAACAAGGCTCGGAGCCAGGAGACCGAGCCGAGGGACTTTCGCTTCGGATAACATCAAATCACAACCTCAAACGCAACGAATGATCTTGTCGATTTCCTGGACGTTGCTGGATCGGTCAGCATGGCGAGGAGGCGAACACGTCTAGCCAGGGGTTCTTTCCCGGTAAAACTGAACAGTCCTGCAAGGCAGCATGGGGCACGTGGCCAGTGGTGGGTGGTCATTTAAGTAGGGCCCAACGAGCTGCCTCTCCACCTGTGGGGCCCACGCGCCGATGACAGTGGGGCCCGGGAGGCCTGGCTCATCAGTGATTAGACGGAGAGAGACACGCGGGCCCGGCTACCCCGTTAGCGTTCCTACTTTTGCTCTCCGCCAGTAGCTAGTGCTATAATTACTTGCCGGGGTCGAATTATCTCCGCGCATCTACATCGTTCCCCAATCCGTTCTCCTCCCTATAAAGACACCCTCTCCCTTTCTGTCTCCCTCACACACTCCTCCAGCGATTGCACAACTAGAAGTTATCCAGCGAGTATCCTGAGCAGCTCGACGTCAGCGAGGGCCTCCCTTCGCTCACCGGCCAACCGCCCGGCACCTTTTGAGCGTACACACTCCGTAGCTTTGTTAGCCGGCGGGAGTCTGCAGTCTGCTTGCTCCGGCACTAGCTAGCTTGCTCATCCCGGCCGGCCAGCGACGTAGCAGCGGCTAGGAAGAAGATGTCGAGCAGAAGGTCGTCGCGCGGCGCCATCTCCGACGAGGAGGTCAACGAGCTCATGTCCAAGCTCCAGTCTCTGCTCCCCAACTCTCGCCGCCGCGGCTCCAGCCAGGTAACTTGCTTAAGCTCACAACAGCGATGCACACGCACATTACTCTACCACTCGCCAGCTAGCTAGGTGGTTGCATTGTCCGTGCGAGTTTGACTTGCACGAAGCCAGCACGAAATAACGGGGAGTGAAATGAAAATGCAGGCGTCGACGACGAAGCTGCTGAAGGAGACGTGCAGCTACATCAAGAGCCTCCACCGGGAGGTGGACGACCTCAGCGACCGGCTGTCGGACCTCATGTCGACCATGGACCACAATAGCGCCGAAGCGGAGATCATCCGCGGCATCCTCCGCTCGTGATCGTACCACAGCGCCGGCCGGTCGATCGGCGAGAGCTCAACCGCCAGGACAATTAAGCGGCAGCGGCGCCATGGGTCTCTCCGCCGGCCAGCCGGACACGTACGAGAGCTTTGCTTAGCTAGGGTATATATATCGTCCTCCACATATTTAAATATGTAATGTCTCTTTTCTGCTCCCTTTCTGCCTAGATCTGATCGTGTAGATCAAAAAATGTACTGCGTGTCTCTAAGCTTCACTCCGTCTGTACTACGTAGGGCATTAGCTTAGCTAGCGTTCCTACCTTGGGCCAAAGCTTATCCTCGCGCGCTGGCTGCTGCTTGAGCTAATCTTTCGATCGTCTCCTCCGTGTGCTTCCCTCGCTAGCTCGGAGCTGGATAGATAGCTCCCCCCGTCCTCCTGTCTGCCTCTTCCCCTCTTTTGTTGTCCCTTTCTTGATCTACTACTCGATCTGTAAATTTAGTTGGTGGCACTGGATCGAGTTGTGTCCTCTATAGACAACCGACCGACCACTACTACGGTACTACTACTACCTAGAGCAAATTAATATCATCGTCATGTTGTACCACCCCAGCTTTAACTTTTGTTGGAATACGTACTACGAGATCAAATTAATACTAGACTGGAGTGTACTGTACCGTACTGTTCTTTTTTACGTATGGTATTAAGATATGCAAATGATGCCGGGCTTTCATGCTTGCTTCCTCTAATGCCCTCTCGCCCTCGATCGGCCCTATCCGTACGTACGCACGTGAAGCAACGCGTTTACTTTCATCAGGTTAAAAACACGATGATTAGGCTATGCTATTTATACTTGCATATAGATCCAGTGGTACCACTTGACATGTATGGAATGGCCCGCTTGTGGTTGCGGTGGCTCCGGCTGTTTTGATGCTACGACCAGTGACTCTGCTTGTGCTACGGAAACGGCACGGCGTTGTGTGAAAAGAGTGCAAACCCGGTCTCTCTCTGTGTGTCTCCGCACCAGTGCATGTGTCTCCACTTGGGTTTGTCCTTTCTTTAATCAGTACTTACTGAAAGAAAATAGACGAGGGGATCAGGAAAGGCTTCGCGTCAACTGCCTTGTTTTGCCCGCTGTTAATGCTGCGTGGACGCTGTCGACCACCCTCCTCCCTTCTCTTTCTGCGCGCGCACCCCGCATTCATGTTTGTACGATCGATATATCCACCGGCGTACTACCAGACGAGACGACGACCGGTGTGGTGAAGTCGCCCACCCTACAATGCCGGCCGATGAAAAGCATCCGGCTAACATACCGTCTTTGGACGAATTAGGCCACTCCAGCGCACGACCCTAAGCGGACGTTTGTTTCTCTTCTCATCCGGCATCTTCGACTTTGGCAGCCTGCAAGTGCGCGACATGGACGGCACCAGTGTTCGCCGAGTGGCATGAAGATGAGGTGTTCGTTGAAATGCCtaagagaggaggaggaagaagga
The sequence above is a segment of the Aegilops tauschii subsp. strangulata cultivar AL8/78 chromosome 6, Aet v6.0, whole genome shotgun sequence genome. Coding sequences within it:
- the LOC109758122 gene encoding transcription factor ILI5, which produces MSSRRSSRGAISDEEVNELMSKLQSLLPNSRRRGSSQASTTKLLKETCSYIKSLHREVDDLSDRLSDLMSTMDHNSAEAEIIRGILRS